A window from Ignavibacteriota bacterium encodes these proteins:
- the nagB gene encoding glucosamine-6-phosphate deaminase — protein sequence MLVIIKNDYESLSNEAAKVIADRLKKKPNLVLGLATGSTPLGLYKELIRMHKYEGLDFSKVVTFNLDEYIGLPPSHDQSYHYFMQKNFFSEINLDPRFIHVPQGMANDIKLFCNWYEERIKSFGGIDIQVLGIGANGHIAFNEPGSSLGSRTRIKTLTPTTRDDNRRFFEKGEDVPKYAITMGVGTIMDAKELLLVASGESKAEAIKAAVEGPITAMCPASIIQMHKEAFVIIDKNAASSLSGTYVDTWESLIL from the coding sequence ATGTTAGTTATTATTAAAAATGATTATGAATCATTAAGTAATGAAGCTGCAAAAGTTATTGCAGATAGATTAAAGAAAAAACCAAATTTAGTATTGGGACTTGCTACGGGGAGTACTCCTTTGGGTTTATACAAAGAACTTATTAGAATGCACAAATACGAAGGTCTTGATTTTTCAAAAGTTGTAACATTTAATTTGGATGAATATATTGGTCTTCCACCTTCACATGATCAAAGTTATCATTATTTCATGCAGAAGAATTTTTTCTCAGAAATTAATTTAGATCCGAGGTTTATTCATGTTCCACAAGGAATGGCAAATGATATAAAATTATTTTGCAACTGGTATGAAGAAAGAATTAAAAGTTTTGGAGGAATTGATATTCAAGTTTTGGGAATTGGTGCAAACGGACATATAGCATTTAACGAACCAGGTTCTTCATTAGGTTCTAGAACAAGAATTAAAACTCTAACCCCAACAACAAGAGATGATAATAGAAGATTTTTTGAAAAAGGTGAAGATGTGCCAAAATATGCAATTACAATGGGCGTTGGAACTATTATGGATGCAAAAGAATTATTGCTAGTTGCCTCTGGAGAATCAAAAGCAGAAGCAATAAAAGCTGCAGTTGAAGGACCAATTACTGCAATGTGTCCGGCATCTATAATTCAAATGCATAAAGAAGCTTTTGTAATTATTGATAAAAATGCTGCTTCAAGTTTAAGCGGAACTTATGTTGATACTTGGGAATCTCTAATTCTTTAA
- a CDS encoding glycosyltransferase family 2 protein: MNISENKNKICAVIPFYNEKSTLDKIISETLNFVDLLILVNDGSTDNWQTEIPTNEKLILISHENNLGKGAALKNGFTKSIELKTLFTITLDADLQHDPKQIPNFLNHIENYDCLIGKRETRNTQMPIHRRLSNYLTSKLLSIKTGTKILDSQSGFRAFKTNILENILPEYMGFEAESEMIVKLCKQNYKLGFISIPTIYGNDNSKMKAIPTILGFTKVLIKS; the protein is encoded by the coding sequence TTGAATATTTCAGAAAACAAAAATAAAATTTGTGCAGTAATTCCATTCTACAATGAAAAATCCACTCTAGATAAAATTATTTCCGAAACTTTAAATTTTGTTGATTTATTAATTTTAGTAAACGATGGATCAACAGATAATTGGCAAACTGAAATTCCAACGAATGAAAAATTAATTTTAATTTCACATGAAAATAACTTAGGCAAAGGTGCAGCATTAAAAAACGGGTTTACAAAAAGTATTGAATTAAAAACATTATTCACAATTACTTTGGATGCTGATCTTCAACATGATCCAAAACAAATTCCAAACTTTTTGAATCACATTGAAAATTATGATTGCTTAATAGGGAAAAGGGAAACGAGAAATACACAAATGCCAATTCACAGAAGATTAAGCAATTATTTAACTTCAAAATTATTGAGTATAAAAACCGGAACGAAAATTCTTGATAGCCAATCTGGTTTTAGAGCTTTTAAAACAAATATACTTGAAAATATTTTGCCGGAATATATGGGATTTGAAGCGGAAAGTGAAATGATTGTAAAACTTTGTAAACAAAATTACAAATTGGGATTTATCTCTATTCCAACTATTTACGGTAATGATAATTCTAAAATGAAAGCAATTCCCACAATATTAGGATTTACAAAAGTATTAATAAAATCGTAA
- the nagA gene encoding N-acetylglucosamine-6-phosphate deacetylase gives MELAFIGGDIVTPFRILKKGIITTKEGKFYHVGPEDKITLPKEIKIFDVSNKYMFPGFIDLLVHGGAGGYGFSDESDESIKKISEYFITKGSTSILASLHAKPKQALLDDLDRVARFIQNNPETNIVGIHMEGPYLNPELKGAMNENYLWKPSIESFKEMWEASKGLIKMMTISPELDGALDVIREASFNGVVCSIGHSTASYEQVDLAIDHGAAHVTHMFNAMKPINHRNPGVAIAALLRDELKLQLIADTYHVHPATMEFLLKSKTSKGIILITDSIRVGGMHEGEKTQFSDQNVTLSGNKAVMEDGTIAGSTLTLNRAIKNMYETTGAKLTESVRMATVNPAKVIKLDSGIIASGKPADFVVLDKELNVEMTIMNGEIRFISEKLNMNG, from the coding sequence ATGGAATTAGCATTTATTGGCGGAGATATTGTAACTCCGTTCAGAATTCTTAAAAAAGGAATTATTACTACTAAAGAAGGAAAATTTTATCATGTTGGGCCCGAAGATAAAATTACACTTCCAAAGGAAATTAAAATTTTTGATGTTTCGAATAAATATATGTTTCCTGGATTCATAGATTTATTGGTACATGGCGGAGCTGGAGGTTACGGTTTTTCTGATGAATCAGATGAAAGTATAAAAAAAATTAGTGAATATTTTATAACAAAAGGCTCTACTTCAATATTAGCAAGTTTGCATGCGAAACCCAAACAAGCACTTTTGGATGATTTGGATAGAGTTGCTCGGTTTATTCAAAATAATCCTGAAACCAATATTGTTGGGATTCATATGGAAGGACCATATTTAAATCCGGAATTAAAAGGTGCAATGAATGAAAATTATCTATGGAAACCATCAATTGAATCTTTTAAAGAAATGTGGGAGGCTTCAAAAGGTTTAATAAAAATGATGACAATTTCTCCCGAACTTGATGGAGCTTTGGATGTAATTAGAGAAGCATCATTTAATGGAGTTGTTTGTTCAATCGGACATTCAACGGCAAGTTATGAACAAGTTGATTTGGCAATTGATCATGGTGCCGCACATGTAACTCATATGTTCAATGCAATGAAACCGATAAATCATAGAAATCCCGGGGTTGCAATTGCCGCACTTTTAAGGGATGAATTAAAATTACAACTTATTGCAGATACTTATCATGTGCATCCAGCAACTATGGAATTTCTGCTGAAATCTAAAACATCAAAAGGGATAATTTTAATTACGGATTCAATCAGAGTTGGTGGAATGCATGAAGGTGAAAAAACTCAATTTTCTGATCAAAATGTAACTCTTTCTGGAAACAAAGCAGTTATGGAAGATGGAACAATTGCCGGGAGCACGTTGACACTTAATCGTGCTATAAAAAATATGTATGAAACAACCGGAGCAAAATTAACTGAATCTGTAAGAATGGCTACTGTTAATCCAGCAAAAGTTATAAAATTGGATAGCGGAATTATAGCAAGTGGAAAACCGGCAGATTTTGTTGTCTTAGATAAAGAGTTAAATGTTGAAATGACAATTATGAATGGGGAAATTAGGTTTATTTCAGAAAAATTAAATATGAATGGATGA
- a CDS encoding ribulose-phosphate 3-epimerase — protein sequence MAYLAPSILAADFTKLSQQIRAVELGNCDFIHCDIMDGQFVPNLTFGPLVISALKKITNIPLDVHLMINNPQNLIPKFAEAGANIITVHQENNDHLDGVIQQIKELNLKAGVAINPATSVETLLPVLQNVDLVLVMSVNPGFGGQSFIEYTLDKIIQLDNLKKNNNYKYYIEVDGGITKANIQKVKNAGCNIIVAGTAVFGNEDITKTTVELKNLLME from the coding sequence ATGGCCTATTTAGCTCCTTCAATTCTTGCAGCAGATTTTACTAAATTATCACAACAAATAAGAGCAGTAGAATTAGGCAATTGTGATTTTATTCACTGTGATATTATGGACGGACAATTTGTACCAAATTTAACATTTGGTCCATTAGTAATTTCTGCATTAAAAAAAATAACAAATATTCCACTTGATGTTCACTTGATGATTAATAATCCGCAAAATTTAATTCCTAAATTTGCTGAAGCTGGAGCAAATATTATTACCGTACATCAAGAAAATAATGATCATTTGGATGGAGTAATTCAACAAATAAAAGAATTAAATTTAAAAGCTGGAGTTGCAATAAATCCCGCAACATCAGTTGAAACACTTTTACCTGTTTTGCAAAACGTTGATTTGGTACTTGTTATGTCAGTAAATCCGGGGTTTGGTGGTCAATCATTTATTGAATATACTTTAGATAAAATTATTCAATTGGATAATTTGAAAAAAAATAATAATTATAAATATTACATTGAAGTTGACGGTGGTATAACTAAAGCAAATATTCAAAAAGTTAAAAATGCCGGATGCAATATTATTGTTGCCGGAACAGCTGTTTTTGGTAATGAAGATATCACAAAGACAACGGTTGAACTAAAAAATTTATTAATGGAATAA
- a CDS encoding acetylornithine/succinylornithine family transaminase, with protein sequence MSIYKELIDKYEVNVYPKRDVVIVKGKDAKLWDENGKEYIDCAAGIGVATIGHCNEKVTEAISNQAKTLITNPAIFYNDKRAQVLEKLISIAPKNLTKAFLTNSGTEAVETAIKFARVSTGKTDFITAMKGFHGRTLGALSGTYKSEYREPFEPLVPGFSFVPFNNLEKLEAAITEKTAGIILEVVQGEGGINIGSKKYFDGVRKICDEKNILFIVDEIQSGFCRTGKMFACEYFDIQPDILTLAKAIAGGFPMGAALCSEKINISVGKHGTTFGGNPLAAAASIAAIDFMLENNLAKQAEEKGKYFISKFNIEKLSKVRAIRNLGLMIGIELKEKVQPYIIELMNKGVLAMPAGTTVLRLLPPIVISYDELDKVAEILNEMLK encoded by the coding sequence ATGAGTATTTACAAAGAATTGATTGATAAATATGAAGTAAATGTTTATCCCAAAAGAGACGTTGTAATAGTTAAAGGAAAAGATGCAAAACTTTGGGATGAGAATGGTAAAGAATATATTGATTGTGCAGCCGGCATTGGTGTTGCAACAATTGGTCATTGCAATGAAAAAGTTACCGAAGCAATTTCGAATCAAGCTAAAACTTTGATAACAAATCCCGCAATTTTTTATAATGATAAACGTGCACAAGTTTTAGAAAAATTAATTTCAATTGCACCAAAAAATTTAACAAAAGCATTTTTAACAAATTCCGGTACAGAAGCAGTTGAAACAGCCATAAAATTTGCAAGGGTTTCAACGGGAAAAACAGATTTTATTACAGCGATGAAAGGATTTCACGGAAGGACTTTAGGAGCATTAAGCGGGACATATAAATCAGAGTATAGAGAACCATTTGAGCCTTTAGTTCCGGGATTTTCTTTTGTTCCGTTTAACAACTTGGAAAAACTTGAAGCCGCAATTACTGAAAAAACAGCCGGAATAATATTAGAAGTTGTTCAAGGCGAAGGCGGAATAAATATTGGGTCAAAAAAATATTTTGATGGAGTTAGAAAGATTTGTGATGAGAAAAATATCCTTTTCATAGTTGATGAAATTCAATCCGGATTTTGCAGAACCGGAAAAATGTTTGCTTGTGAATATTTTGATATACAACCGGATATTTTAACTTTGGCCAAAGCAATTGCTGGAGGTTTCCCAATGGGTGCAGCATTATGTTCTGAAAAAATTAATATTTCTGTTGGAAAACATGGAACAACATTTGGCGGAAATCCGCTTGCTGCAGCAGCTTCAATTGCGGCAATTGATTTTATGTTAGAAAATAATTTAGCAAAACAAGCTGAAGAAAAAGGTAAATATTTTATTTCAAAATTTAATATTGAAAAATTATCCAAAGTTAGAGCAATTAGAAATCTTGGATTAATGATTGGAATTGAACTTAAAGAAAAAGTTCAGCCATATATAATTGAGCTAATGAACAAAGGAGTTTTAGCAATGCCCGCCGGTACAACCGTTTTGCGATTACTTCCTCCGATTGTAATTAGTTATGACGAATTAGACAAGGTTGCAGAAATTTTAAATGAAATGTTGAAGTAA
- a CDS encoding peptide MFS transporter, translated as MFKNHPQGLPILFFTEMWERFGYYTMLAIFVYYLQENFGWDQATVTNIYGIFLAAVYFTPILGGWIADNFLGYGKTISIGAVIMGIGYALMAVPTDQPYLLFTALGIVAFGNGLFKANISVLVGNLYAHSQISLKDAGYNIFYMGINVGAFYAPFAAAGIKNFFMENFGTSLAQGYNAGFGIASVGMIFSLTIFTLFRKYYKDADYQSKNVTKTEKDVVLTKEQERDRIIALLTVFGIVIFFWMAFHQNGAALSLFARDYTHQFVGKFTYLLFDVISLHAILFIIFGFAAILKKSSSGRTKLIGGIFSAVGLLVLLYKINSLPDSGKISPEQFQAFNPMFIVLMTPIIIGLFTKFNKQGKEPSSPAKIGIGMLITALAYVIMVFASIGLAPVHSLNGTTSAITVSPFFLISTYFTLTIAELHLSPMGLSFVSKVAPPKMKGLLMGGWFGATAIGNYLAGFVGRFYQEWELWQFFLILIICASLASFMVVLTLKKLKRATS; from the coding sequence ATGTTCAAAAACCATCCGCAAGGCCTTCCGATTTTGTTCTTTACCGAAATGTGGGAACGTTTCGGATATTATACAATGTTGGCAATTTTTGTTTATTATTTACAAGAAAATTTTGGCTGGGACCAAGCAACAGTAACTAATATATATGGAATATTTTTAGCAGCAGTTTATTTTACACCAATTTTAGGAGGTTGGATTGCTGATAATTTTTTAGGTTACGGCAAAACTATTTCAATCGGTGCAGTAATAATGGGAATTGGTTATGCTTTAATGGCTGTACCAACTGATCAGCCATATTTATTATTTACAGCTTTGGGAATTGTAGCATTTGGGAATGGTTTGTTTAAAGCAAATATTTCAGTTCTTGTGGGAAATTTATATGCGCATTCACAAATCTCCTTAAAAGATGCTGGATATAATATTTTTTATATGGGAATTAATGTCGGAGCTTTTTATGCCCCATTTGCAGCAGCTGGAATTAAAAACTTTTTTATGGAAAATTTTGGAACAAGTTTAGCTCAAGGTTATAATGCTGGGTTTGGAATTGCATCAGTAGGAATGATTTTTTCATTAACAATTTTTACACTTTTTAGAAAATATTATAAAGATGCAGATTATCAATCAAAAAATGTTACCAAAACCGAAAAAGATGTAGTTTTAACTAAAGAACAAGAACGTGATAGAATAATTGCACTGTTAACTGTTTTTGGAATTGTAATATTTTTCTGGATGGCTTTTCATCAAAATGGAGCTGCTTTGTCCTTATTTGCACGAGATTATACGCATCAATTTGTTGGGAAATTTACATATTTACTTTTTGACGTAATTAGTCTTCATGCAATTTTATTTATAATATTTGGTTTTGCTGCAATTCTAAAAAAATCTTCTTCCGGAAGAACAAAATTAATTGGAGGAATTTTTTCTGCAGTAGGTTTATTGGTGTTATTATATAAAATTAATTCGTTACCAGATTCAGGAAAAATTTCACCCGAACAATTTCAAGCATTCAATCCTATGTTTATTGTGTTGATGACTCCAATTATAATTGGATTGTTCACAAAATTTAATAAACAAGGCAAAGAGCCATCATCACCCGCAAAAATTGGAATTGGGATGTTAATTACGGCACTTGCTTATGTAATTATGGTTTTTGCATCAATAGGTTTAGCACCGGTTCATTCACTAAATGGAACAACTTCAGCAATTACTGTTAGTCCTTTCTTTTTAATCTCTACATATTTTACTTTAACTATTGCAGAATTACATTTAAGTCCAATGGGACTTTCATTTGTTTCAAAAGTAGCACCTCCAAAAATGAAAGGATTGTTAATGGGAGGATGGTTTGGTGCAACAGCAATTGGAAACTACTTAGCCGGTTTTGTTGGAAGATTTTATCAAGAATGGGAATTATGGCAATTCTTTTTGATATTAATAATTTGTGCATCACTCGCATCATTTATGGTTGTATTAACTTTAAAGAAATTAAAACGAGCAACATCTTAA
- a CDS encoding [LysW]-aminoadipate kinase: MYIVKIGGGKDLNLQGIINDLVNLNEKFIIVHGANALRDELAEKLNKPKNVITSASGYSSVFTDEESLDIMIMAYAGLKNKRIVEMCQQVGINAVGLSGIDGKVIQGKRNSGIRIKDNGKLKIVHDFSGKPKTINISLLNILLDNGYIPVLSVPIIDENNFAINSENDDIVAVLKNDLNADKIIQLIEAPGFLENPKDPNSLVKYISKDELERRENQVEGRMKRKILAFRKLFEKGDATIYIGDGRTETPISDAINGKGTIIK, translated from the coding sequence ATGTATATAGTAAAAATTGGCGGCGGCAAAGATTTAAATTTGCAAGGAATTATTAACGACTTAGTTAATCTTAATGAAAAATTTATAATTGTTCATGGAGCAAATGCTTTAAGAGATGAGCTAGCTGAAAAATTAAATAAACCGAAAAATGTTATAACTTCTGCTTCCGGTTATTCAAGTGTTTTTACAGATGAAGAATCATTAGATATTATGATTATGGCTTATGCTGGTTTAAAAAATAAACGAATTGTTGAAATGTGTCAGCAAGTTGGAATAAATGCTGTTGGGCTTTCTGGCATTGATGGAAAAGTAATTCAAGGTAAAAGAAATAGTGGGATTAGAATTAAGGATAATGGAAAATTAAAAATAGTTCACGATTTTTCCGGCAAGCCAAAAACAATTAATATTTCATTATTAAATATATTATTGGATAATGGATATATTCCGGTTTTGTCCGTTCCAATAATTGATGAAAATAATTTTGCAATCAATTCTGAAAATGATGATATAGTTGCTGTTTTAAAAAATGATTTGAATGCCGATAAAATAATTCAGCTTATTGAAGCTCCCGGATTTTTAGAAAACCCCAAAGATCCAAATTCTTTAGTTAAATATATTTCGAAAGATGAATTAGAAAGAAGAGAAAATCAAGTTGAAGGAAGAATGAAAAGAAAAATCTTAGCTTTTAGAAAACTTTTTGAAAAAGGAGATGCAACAATATATATTGGCGATGGAAGAACCGAAACTCCAATTTCAGACGCAATAAACGGAAAAGGAACTATAATAAAATGA
- a CDS encoding TIGR00159 family protein — MLEIFKIGFLPFTLLDFIDILLVSFIIYKLYKKIRGTIAAQIFIGLVIILFLSFVAQAINLRALGWLLNLITDIWVIAFIVLFQPEIRRLLVILGKNPLFNVFVKNDEINSAADIITEAAFELAQHQHGALIVYLKSTGLRSVIESGEILNAKLSKNMLRSIFFPRSPLHDGAVIINNYNIEAARCTLPLTERTSIDGRNLGMRHRAGIGITENADVISIIVSEETGGISIADKGKLISGLSREGLKNQIVKSMISSKEKGIKHVFEYFRKQK, encoded by the coding sequence ATGTTAGAAATATTTAAAATAGGATTTTTACCTTTCACACTTCTCGATTTTATTGATATTCTATTGGTCTCTTTCATAATTTACAAATTATACAAAAAAATCCGTGGAACTATTGCCGCACAAATATTTATTGGATTAGTAATAATTTTATTTCTTTCTTTTGTTGCACAAGCAATAAATTTGAGGGCTTTAGGCTGGTTATTAAATTTAATAACAGATATTTGGGTAATAGCTTTTATAGTTTTATTCCAACCAGAAATTAGAAGACTTTTGGTTATTCTTGGTAAAAATCCATTATTTAATGTTTTTGTAAAAAATGATGAAATCAATTCTGCCGCCGATATAATTACTGAAGCTGCATTTGAATTAGCTCAACATCAACATGGAGCTTTAATAGTTTACTTAAAATCAACGGGATTGCGGAGTGTTATTGAAAGTGGTGAAATTTTAAATGCTAAACTTAGTAAAAATATGCTCAGATCAATTTTTTTCCCAAGAAGTCCTTTACACGATGGAGCAGTTATTATTAATAATTATAATATTGAAGCAGCTCGTTGCACTTTGCCACTTACAGAAAGAACTTCAATTGATGGTAGAAATTTGGGAATGCGTCATAGAGCTGGAATTGGAATAACGGAAAATGCAGATGTAATAAGCATTATTGTTTCCGAAGAAACCGGCGGAATATCAATTGCTGATAAAGGAAAATTGATATCCGGACTTTCAAGAGAAGGATTAAAAAATCAAATTGTAAAAAGCATGATTTCATCCAAAGAAAAAGGGATAAAACACGTATTTGAATATTTCAGAAAACAAAAATAA
- the folP gene encoding dihydropteroate synthase — protein MDDFYTKLKNSSIPLIMGIVNVTPDSFSDGGKYLDANSALNHVLNLIDFGADIIDIGGESSRPGADQISSEEELKRVIPVLENIRKNNNDVFLSIDTTKSEVAKEAINCGINLINDISAGSFDPKILDIVKKNKIPYVLMHMKGNPKNMQNKPFYENTIYEIFDFFQNKISELKLFGIEKIIIDPGIGFGKRVEDNFRILNNLEKLLKFNFPILVGLSKKSFLGKSLNLEVSDRENSTIISETIAVMRGAKIIRTHNVKNAVELKKIYKNLIESNN, from the coding sequence ATGGATGATTTTTACACTAAATTAAAAAATTCTTCAATTCCTTTAATAATGGGAATTGTAAATGTTACACCGGATTCATTTTCTGATGGTGGAAAATATTTAGATGCAAATTCGGCTTTAAATCATGTATTAAATCTTATTGATTTTGGAGCAGATATAATTGATATTGGAGGAGAATCATCACGACCTGGAGCAGACCAAATTTCCTCTGAAGAAGAGTTAAAACGTGTGATTCCGGTTTTGGAAAATATTAGAAAAAATAACAATGATGTTTTTTTATCAATTGATACAACAAAATCCGAAGTAGCAAAAGAAGCAATAAATTGTGGAATAAATTTAATTAATGATATTAGTGCAGGAAGTTTTGATCCAAAAATTTTAGATATTGTTAAGAAAAATAAAATTCCTTATGTTCTTATGCATATGAAAGGTAATCCGAAAAATATGCAGAATAAACCTTTTTATGAAAATACTATTTATGAAATATTCGATTTTTTTCAAAATAAAATTTCTGAACTAAAATTATTTGGAATTGAAAAAATTATAATTGATCCGGGAATTGGATTTGGCAAAAGAGTTGAAGATAATTTTCGAATATTAAATAATCTTGAAAAATTATTAAAATTTAATTTCCCAATTTTGGTTGGATTATCAAAAAAATCATTTCTTGGTAAATCATTAAATCTTGAAGTGAGTGATAGAGAAAATTCAACAATAATTTCCGAAACAATTGCGGTAATGAGAGGTGCAAAAATAATTCGAACACATAATGTTAAAAATGCAGTTGAACTAAAAAAAATTTATAAAAATTTAATTGAATCAAATAACTGA
- a CDS encoding N-acetyl-gamma-glutamyl-phosphate reductase, translated as MDKIKVSIAGASGYTGGELLRLLLFHPNVEIFQVTSESNYGKLISKIHPNLRGITNLKFTGLADLEKCDLLFLCLPHGSSMKSMGKFMNISDKIIDLSGDFRLKNKDDYIKWYKEVHTKPELLEKFIYGIPELHREEMKNSNYISSAGCNATTTILALYPLFKNNLIDETKTVVEVKVGSSEGGKKSSQSSHHPERSGSLRSYKPTAHRHVAEMLQELCLGKKIDIHFSATTTDLVRGILATSHVFLKDDLDEKEIWKVYRKEYSEEPFIRIVKEKEGNYRFPEPKLLYGTNYCDIGFEKDTFSNRLVVISAIDNLMKGAAGQALQAFNIMFGFNEKTGLEFPGLLPI; from the coding sequence ATGGACAAAATTAAAGTTTCGATTGCCGGTGCTTCCGGTTATACCGGTGGAGAATTATTGCGTTTGCTTTTATTCCATCCAAATGTTGAAATTTTTCAAGTTACTTCAGAAAGTAACTATGGGAAATTAATTTCGAAAATTCATCCAAATTTACGTGGAATAACTAATTTAAAATTTACTGGATTAGCAGATTTAGAAAAATGTGATTTGCTTTTTCTGTGCTTGCCGCATGGTTCATCGATGAAAAGTATGGGAAAGTTTATGAACATCTCAGATAAAATAATTGATTTATCCGGCGATTTCAGATTAAAGAATAAAGATGATTATATCAAATGGTATAAAGAGGTACATACAAAACCAGAATTGCTTGAAAAATTTATTTACGGAATTCCCGAACTTCATCGTGAAGAAATGAAAAATTCAAATTACATTTCAAGTGCCGGATGCAATGCAACAACTACAATATTAGCTCTTTATCCCCTCTTCAAGAATAATTTAATTGATGAAACTAAAACAGTTGTTGAAGTTAAGGTTGGTTCTAGCGAAGGCGGAAAAAAATCTTCGCAATCATCTCATCATCCAGAAAGAAGCGGCTCTTTAAGATCATATAAACCAACTGCTCACAGACACGTTGCCGAAATGCTTCAAGAACTTTGTTTAGGGAAAAAAATTGATATCCATTTTTCTGCAACAACAACGGATTTGGTCAGAGGAATTTTAGCTACAAGTCATGTTTTCTTAAAAGATGATTTGGATGAAAAAGAAATATGGAAAGTTTACAGAAAAGAATATTCAGAAGAACCATTTATTAGAATTGTAAAAGAGAAAGAAGGTAATTACAGATTTCCAGAACCAAAATTACTTTACGGAACAAATTATTGCGATATTGGTTTTGAGAAAGACACATTTTCAAATAGATTAGTTGTAATAAGTGCAATTGACAATTTGATGAAAGGTGCAGCTGGACAAGCTTTGCAAGCGTTTAATATAATGTTTGGATTTAATGAAAAAACGGGTTTGGAATTTCCGGGATTACTTCCAATTTAA
- a CDS encoding PASTA domain-containing protein, with protein MKALFYKILTITSIAAAIIAILAFILDVFIMPLYVDSDEIEVPNVIGFSKEEAEEILADNNLVASFDITRFDEKIPRDHIIFQKPFAGNSVKKNRRITLHVSGGNPLKKMPDLFGKSVRDAQLTIERLGFEISEIDEVKSELSSNTIVEQYPSAGMNLSKSSRIKLMVSIGPNRGMVRVPDLLGMSLKEASSTLETNSLEIGNITYEESRNLLPNTVISQYPSKNSLIEIGDSVDIFITKNQD; from the coding sequence ATGAAAGCATTATTTTATAAGATTTTAACAATAACTTCAATTGCGGCGGCAATTATCGCAATTCTCGCATTTATTTTAGATGTTTTTATAATGCCATTATATGTTGATAGCGATGAAATCGAAGTTCCGAATGTGATTGGTTTTTCCAAAGAGGAAGCAGAGGAAATTCTAGCAGACAATAATTTGGTTGCTTCTTTCGATATTACAAGGTTTGATGAAAAAATCCCGAGGGATCATATAATTTTTCAAAAACCATTTGCCGGAAATTCAGTAAAGAAAAATAGAAGAATAACTCTACATGTAAGCGGTGGAAATCCATTAAAAAAGATGCCGGATTTATTTGGTAAATCTGTTAGAGATGCACAACTTACTATTGAAAGATTGGGGTTTGAAATTTCTGAAATTGACGAAGTTAAATCTGAACTCTCTTCAAACACAATAGTAGAACAATATCCTTCTGCCGGAATGAATTTATCAAAAAGTTCTAGAATAAAACTGATGGTTAGTATTGGTCCAAATAGGGGAATGGTTAGAGTTCCGGATTTGTTGGGTATGTCGCTCAAAGAAGCTTCATCAACTCTTGAAACAAATTCATTAGAAATTGGAAATATAACTTATGAAGAATCCAGAAATCTTTTACCAAATACAGTAATTTCACAATATCCAAGTAAAAACTCTCTAATAGAAATTGGAGATTCTGTAGATATATTTATTACAAAAAATCAAGATTAA